A region of uncultured Anaeromusa sp. DNA encodes the following proteins:
- a CDS encoding septum formation initiator family protein has translation MGKTRTRKLSGFRLLAGALVLYGIYLIGGHYQQLCEVRKERAAAEVRLEQLQQQHQALLEEKNRLQTPEYIEKLAREELGLAKPEEALYLAAPRR, from the coding sequence ATGGGGAAAACCCGGACCCGAAAACTGTCTGGGTTTCGTCTGCTTGCCGGCGCTTTGGTCTTATATGGGATTTACCTGATTGGCGGACATTATCAGCAACTTTGCGAAGTACGCAAGGAGCGGGCGGCGGCAGAAGTGAGACTAGAGCAATTGCAGCAGCAGCACCAGGCGCTGTTAGAGGAAAAAAATCGTCTGCAGACGCCGGAATACATAGAAAAACTTGCACGCGAAGAATTGGGCTTGGCTAAGCCGGAAGAAGCGTTATATCTCGCAGCGCCTCGCCGTTGA
- a CDS encoding methyl-accepting chemotaxis protein: protein MVSHLTKWFQCGKQWWVNRWSSCQRVNAPHMSWHSLSTQAVLLLLLTCLAPLVGAGGYFSVSSTDALTKAAVENNDKIADRVANDVAGYIQNKRNFLLVTSADEEIRSLDAKRLERYLKLVQPYYGGNEMLFVTDRNGKQVWRTDKLDLQNVAERRYFQEVMTGHVVMSEPVLSKGAGQLGVVGAVPIQGESREPIGVLGVVLPLQNLQVLLERVLSENPGYGIVVLNQQKVPLFHPGNAEAVKERRPLEEAFYTQVLEQKTGNLETQVRGQDYFLSYRPVANTDWVVVSLYPKDMALAQSQEMVRRTVWGIGILVVCFLAGGFWAVRRTLQPLQILMQGVKEVGQGKLSARAACASRNELGALAAAFNGMTENLQQVVQETRKSSGEVLTSASFLETALEQGQEGSKQMAQSVEEIAARLEGQKSVVLDAAERLAGITRRSRKIVDLGYITEEKGQHCSEMARDGQAVLFQTVSQLEQAKNTVQQTRQYAAALSENAQSITQITQLIRNIASSTKLLALNAAIEAARAGEAGRGFAVVAGEIGKLAVQSDEASGNIMHIITAIEASTVQTLETMEGSFALMEEGVTGALQSREAFLNIVDAVAQVHTAAGNIRSEASRQNELCIETQKQVQEVKELAEESSNDVSEIAATAQQQAAAVQELADTALRLRQLAEGLEEGVRKFEV, encoded by the coding sequence ATGGTGAGCCACTTGACAAAATGGTTTCAATGCGGAAAACAGTGGTGGGTGAATAGGTGGTCGAGCTGTCAGCGGGTGAACGCCCCGCACATGTCGTGGCATTCGTTGTCGACGCAGGCTGTTTTGTTGCTGCTATTGACTTGTTTGGCGCCATTGGTCGGCGCTGGCGGCTATTTTTCCGTCAGTTCTACCGATGCGTTGACTAAGGCGGCAGTGGAGAATAATGATAAGATTGCCGATCGTGTTGCCAATGATGTGGCTGGTTACATACAAAACAAACGGAATTTCTTGCTTGTTACAAGCGCTGATGAGGAAATACGCAGTTTAGATGCCAAACGGTTGGAACGGTATTTGAAATTAGTGCAACCGTATTACGGCGGTAATGAAATGTTGTTTGTAACGGACCGAAACGGCAAGCAAGTATGGCGTACAGATAAGCTGGACTTGCAGAATGTTGCGGAACGCCGTTATTTTCAAGAAGTTATGACAGGACATGTCGTCATGTCGGAACCAGTGCTCAGCAAAGGAGCCGGGCAGTTGGGTGTGGTCGGCGCGGTGCCTATCCAAGGCGAGAGCCGGGAACCTATCGGCGTTTTAGGCGTGGTTCTGCCGTTGCAAAACCTGCAAGTTTTACTGGAACGGGTGTTGTCGGAAAATCCGGGTTATGGCATTGTGGTGTTGAACCAACAAAAAGTGCCGTTGTTTCATCCTGGCAATGCAGAAGCGGTAAAAGAGCGTCGGCCTTTGGAAGAAGCATTTTACACGCAGGTGCTGGAGCAAAAAACAGGGAATCTGGAAACACAGGTACGCGGCCAGGATTATTTTTTATCTTACCGTCCGGTTGCCAACACGGACTGGGTTGTGGTTTCTCTTTACCCCAAGGATATGGCGTTGGCGCAAAGTCAGGAGATGGTGCGGCGTACGGTTTGGGGCATAGGTATATTGGTTGTTTGCTTTTTGGCAGGAGGATTTTGGGCGGTGCGGCGAACTCTGCAGCCGCTGCAAATACTGATGCAAGGGGTGAAAGAAGTCGGGCAAGGCAAACTGTCTGCGCGTGCAGCCTGTGCCTCAAGGAATGAATTGGGAGCGTTGGCGGCGGCGTTTAATGGCATGACGGAAAATTTGCAGCAAGTTGTGCAAGAAACCAGAAAATCTTCGGGGGAAGTACTGACGTCTGCTTCCTTTTTAGAAACGGCGCTGGAACAAGGGCAAGAAGGAAGTAAGCAGATGGCGCAGTCGGTAGAAGAAATTGCCGCCCGTTTAGAAGGGCAAAAAAGCGTTGTGCTGGATGCGGCGGAACGGCTGGCGGGAATCACGCGTCGGTCTCGGAAAATCGTGGACTTAGGCTATATTACAGAAGAAAAGGGACAACATTGCTCTGAAATGGCCAGAGACGGTCAGGCCGTGCTCTTTCAAACGGTCTCTCAATTGGAACAGGCTAAAAATACGGTGCAGCAAACTCGGCAGTATGCCGCAGCCTTGTCCGAGAATGCGCAGTCGATTACTCAAATTACACAGTTGATTCGTAATATTGCCAGCTCCACTAAGCTGCTGGCGTTGAACGCGGCTATTGAAGCGGCCAGAGCGGGCGAGGCGGGACGCGGCTTTGCCGTAGTGGCGGGAGAAATCGGCAAGTTAGCTGTGCAATCCGATGAGGCGAGCGGCAACATCATGCACATTATTACTGCCATTGAAGCCAGCACCGTGCAGACCCTGGAAACGATGGAGGGCAGCTTTGCGCTGATGGAAGAAGGGGTGACCGGTGCGCTGCAAAGTAGGGAGGCCTTTTTGAACATTGTTGACGCCGTGGCACAGGTTCATACAGCGGCAGGCAATATTCGCAGCGAGGCTTCCCGCCAGAACGAGCTGTGCATAGAAACGCAAAAGCAAGTGCAAGAAGTAAAAGAACTTGCAGAAGAAAGCAGCAACGATGTGAGCGAAATAGCGGCGACGGCGCAGCAACAGGCCGCAGCTGTGCAGGAGCTGGCGGATACCGCTCTGCGTTTGAGGCAGTTGGCGGAAGGCTTGGAAGAAGGCGTGCGTAAGTTTGAAGTCTAA